A window from Setaria italica strain Yugu1 chromosome VIII, Setaria_italica_v2.0, whole genome shotgun sequence encodes these proteins:
- the LOC111258219 gene encoding putative disease resistance protein RGA4 — MAELAASLVVGPLVSLVKEKASNYLLDKYKVMEGMEKQHELLKRKLPAILDVIADAEKQASHRKGVKVWLGVLKTVAYQAIDIFDEFEYEALRRQAKKNGHITKLGMAGVKLFPTHNRVIFRIRMASKLQRVVDAIKDLVDEMNDFGFNKLQRQAPALKEGRETDSNIVDPKNIVSRSRHEERKKIVEILVNDQATNGDLKVLPIVGMGGLGKTTLAQLIYNDPQVKDHFQLLKWVCVSDDFNLRNLANKICNASEGSLEEALKELQEQLKGKRYLLVLDDVWDEESFLDKWERFKACLEQGGVGSAILTTTRNTEIAQLMGTVGISHERKYLDVGTLGKEFIQEIIETRAFSLHKRDELVNLVGSIAERCAGSPLAAKALGSILRNKTTTEEWEDVLQRSSICTVETGILPILKLSYDELPTDMKPCFAFCALYPKDYQIDVDNLIQLWMANGFIVSEQNKVPIETVGKRIVNEMVSRSLFEYVEQDPTRFEYSSTTFLKIHDLMHDVAMSATGKECIYITREMNESGELLPSATRHIHFERRSIANIDILSRSIGKMSIPIRTMFVEYYGDVLHSSKYSSLRALALPRFAKASLPIKPKHLHHLRYLDISKSTVEALPDDISILYNFQTLKLSGCEKLSMLPKQMKYMTALCHLYTDGCRKLQCMPPELGRLTSLRTLTCFVVSSDSDCSSLGELKNLNIGGSLELKQLENVTEARNAKQANLGNKKELRQLSLRWTRGKEEEQQCNEVLEVLEVHDRLLALEIHAYQGTNFPLWMGVLRNMVELRLYGCSKSEQLPPLCQLPALQLLHLVGLTKLQFLCSSCTSSTFGKLKDLKLVFLGNFDRFYDQVVQEELVAFPQLEKLYIKGCGKLTALPEAGVLRKWYDGGEYTMVRSAFPGLKSLILISLRSFENGNMHYSLCLRLSVFVVATS; from the exons ATGGCTGAACTAGCGGCCAGCCTGGTGGTGGGCCCACTGGTGTCCCTGGTGAAGGAGAAGGCGTCCAACTATCTCCTGGACAAGTACAAGGTGATGGAGGGTATGGAGAAGCAGCACGAACTCCTCAAGCGCAAGCTGCCTGCCATCCTCGACGTCATCGCCGACGCTGAGAAGCAGGCGTCCCACCGGAAAGGAGTGAAGGTATGGCTTGGCGTGCTCAAGACGGTGGCATACCAGGCGATCGACATCTTTGATGAGTTCGAGTATGAGGCGCTCCGTCGTCAAGCCAAGAAGAATGGGCACATCACCAAGCTTGGCATGGCTGGAGTAAAGCTCTTTCCTACTCACAACCGTGTTATATTCCGTATCAGGATGGCCAGCAAGCTTCAACGCGTTGTTGACGCCATCAAGGACCTTGTGGATGAAATGAACGACTTTGGGTTCAACAAGCTTCAACGCCAGGCACCAGCACTGAAGGAGGGGCGTGAGACGGATTCCAATATCGTTGATCCTAAAAATATTGTTAGCCGATCTAGGCATgaggaaaggaagaaaattgTTGAGATATTGGTCAACGATCAAGCTACCAATGGTGATCTCAAGGTTCTTCCCATCGTTGGAATGGGAGGTTTGGGCAAGACCACCCTCGCTCAGCTCATCTACAACGATCCTCAAGTCAAGGATCATTTTCAGCTACTAAAGTGGGTGTGTGTGTCAGATGATTTCAATCTGCGTAATCTTGCCAACAAAATTTGTAACGCTTCGGAGGGTTCCCTTGAAGAGGCACTGAAGGAGCTTCAGGAACAGCTTAAGGGAAAGAG GTACCTTCTTGTATTGGATGACGTATGGGATGAGGAGAGCTTCTTGGACAAGTGGGAAAGGTTCAAGGCCTGTCTTGAACAAGGTGGTGTCGGTAGTGCCATACTGACAACCACCCGTAACACAGAAATAGCTCAATTAATGGGTACAGTTGGAATCTCACACGAAAGGAAATACCTTGATGTCGGAACTTTGGGCAAGGAATTCATACAGGAAATTATTGAAACAAGAGCATTCAGTTTGCATAAGCGAGATGAGCTTGTAAACCTGGTTGGTTCGATTGCAGAGAGATGTGCTGGGTCTCCATTGGCAGCCAAAGCTCTGGGGTCTATATTGCGTAACAAGACCACTACGGAAGAATGGGAGGATGTGCTACAGAGAAGCAGCATATGCACTGTTGAGACTGGAATTTTGCCTATACTTAAGCTTAGCTACGATGAATTGCCAACTGACATGAAGCCATGCTTTGCTTTTTGTGCTCTGTATCCAAAGGATTATCAAATTGATGTGGACAACCTTATCCAACTATGGATGGCTAATGGTTTTATCGTCTCAGAACAAAACAAGGTACCAATTGAAACCGTGGGTAAACGGATTGTCAACGAGATGGTTTCAAGGTCATTGTTCGAGTATGTGGAGCAAGATCCAACAAGGTTCGAGTATagttctacaacttttttgAAGATCCATGACCTTATGCACGATGTTGCAATGTCTGCTACAGGAAAAGAGTGCATATATATAACTCGTGAAATGAATGAAAGTGGTGAATTACTTCCAAGTGCTACCCGCCATATACATTTTGAAAGACGAAGTATTGCAAATATTGATATTTTATCTCGTTCCATTGGGAAAATGTCTATACCTATCCGAACGATGTTTGTTGAGTACTATGGAGATGTGCTGCATTCATCCAAATATAGTTCTCTGCGAGCACTTGCTCTACCAAGATTTGCCAAAGCATCTTTGCCAATAAAACCAAAGCATCTGCACCACCTTAGGTACCTTGATATCTCTAAGAGTACAGTCGAAGCACTTCCAGATGACATAAGCATACTATATAATTTTCAGACACTTAAACTTTCTGGTTGTGAGAAACTTAGTATGCTTCCGAAGCAAATGAAGTACATGACTGCCCTTTGTCATCTCTACACTGATGGATGCAGGAAGTTACAGTGTATGCCTCCGGAGCTTGGACGACTCACCTCTCTTCGAACCCTTACATGCTTTGTAGTGAGCAGTGACTCGGATTGTAGTAGTCTTGGAGAGCTAAAAAATTTGAACATTGGTGGTTCACTAGAGCTAAAGCAGCTCGAAAATGTGACAGAAGCAAGAAATGCAAAACAAGCAAATCTTGGAAATAAGAAGGAACTGAGACAGCTGTCATTAAGGTGGACACGTGGTAAGGAGGAGGAACAGCAATGTAACGAGGTGCTAGAGGTTCTCGAAGTTCATGATAGACTACTAGCTCTAGAAATACACGCCTACCAAGGCACCAATTTTCCATTATGGATGGGTGTTTTAAGAAACATGGTTGAGCTTCGGCTATATGGTTGTAGCAAATCTGAGCAGCTTCCTCCATTGTGCCAGTTACCAGCACTACAGCTTCTTCATTTGGTAGGATTGACAAAGTTGCAGTTCTTGTGCAGCAGTTGTACATCCTCCACATTTGGAAAGCTCAAGGATCTTAAGCTTGTTTTTCTTGGTAATTTTGATAGGTTTTATGATCAGGTAGTGCAAGAAGAGCTAGTAGCATTTCCTCAGCTCGAGAAATTGTATATTAAAGGCTGCGGAAAATTGACAGCATTGCCAGAAGCGGGAGTGCTCAGAAAATGGTATGATGGTGGAGAATATACAATGGTCCGCTCAGCATTCCCAGGATTGAAGAGCCTCATATTGATAAGTTTACGGAGCTTTGAGAATGGGAACATGCACTATTCCCTTTGCTTGAGACTGTCCGTATTCGTAGTTGCAACAAGTTAA
- the LOC101786682 gene encoding myb-related protein MYBAS1, producing MVTVREEMRKGPWTEQEDMQLVCTVRLFGDRRWDFIAQVSGLNRTGKSCRLRWVNYLHPGLKHGRMSPQEERLIIELHARWGNRWSRIARRLPGRTDNEIKNYWRTHMRKKAQERKMSISPSSSSSSLTYQSCLLDTSPIIGMSSGDTHNGSSCVTSALDSTQSSMDAYPMDQIWREIEAPQAPALLGIAEGKEKTCSSIPCPLPSPAMWDYKCPEIFWKMEDEEIRMLAPSFGYGK from the exons ATGGTGACTGTGAGAGAGGAGATGCGTAAGGGGCCATGGACAGAGCAGGAGGACATGCAACTGGTATGCACTGTCCGCCTGTTCGGTGACCGTCGTTGGGACTTCATTGCCCAAGTCTCAG GCCTCAACAGGACAGGAAAGAGCTGCCGCCTTCGGTGGGTGAACTACCTCCACCCTGGTCTCAAGCATGGCCGCATGTCACCGCAAGAGGAGCGCCTTATTATTGAGCTCCATGCTCGGTGGGGGAACAG ATGGTCTAGGATAGCACGGAGGCTGCCAGGGCGCACAGACAATGagatcaagaactactggaGGACACACATGAGAAAGAAAGCACAGGAGAGGAAGATGAGCATATCACcttcatcctcatcctcctcattGACATACCAATCCTGCCTTCTTGACACCTCTCCAATCATTGGGATGAGCAGTGGTGACACTCACAATGGCAGTAGCTGTGTTACCAGCGCCCTTGACAGCACCCAGAGTTCCATGGATGCATATCCCATGGATCAGATATGGAGAGAAATCGAGGCACCGCAGGCACCTGCCTTGCTGGGCATTGCTGAAGGGAAAGAGAAGACATGCAGTAGTATCCCCTGCCCTCTGCCATCACCTGCTATGTGGGATTACAAATGCCCTGAGATATTCTGGAAGAtggaagatgaagaaatcaGGATGTTGGCTCCATCATTTGGTTATGGTAAATAA
- the LOC101754051 gene encoding probable LRR receptor-like serine/threonine-protein kinase At1g05700, giving the protein MKCLRRRLGEGEEMRQNMSPFSLPGFISIDCGYTTTPKYTDDRTGITYVSDDGFTDSGLIHSVNREENMQPDVALRYSTVRSFPNGTRNCYTLQSLTPGGKYYVRAAFGYGNYDALGMPPTFDLYLGVNYWTTVSIINSSTAYIFEIVAVSPANYLQVCFVNKGLGTPFISGLDLRSLQENLYPYSTATQSLVLLSFFRDTVGFGPNRYHFGTDYRHIRYPNDTYDRIWQKYEDVPTWTILSDTINGIVNNSPNDTYGAPSAVMRSVSTPVNASTMDLWWSSDSSMNVDANTKFLVVLYFAELETLREDAFREFSVILDNNITLVSAFRPEQMLTTVFTGIVQGTGSHAISLVATPNSKPPLISAMEIYLMRPLNGSATYAGDAIAMMTIQTNYSIKRNWEGDPCSPVAFAWDGLNCTYNTSGSSRIIALYLSSNGLNGEIVPSFGQLASLQHLDLSHNNLSGSIPNFLGQLTSLTFLDLSSNNLSGPIPTSLLQKSQDGSLTLRTDNNPDLCTNPASCDPIPNQKNRILKIIIPTIIGIIIVVLLVAFTIRYIHKRKKETGDNLEPQPTGDDQGLQSMGSNQGPQPAGDNQPSQSLQNNHADVPTGPRIQSFRYEQLVLMTENFRNKISEGGFGSVYAGKLEDQTPVAVKIRSQDSSQGDKEFLAEIKHLAIGRHRNVVTLFGYCKDEKHLGLVYEYMAGGNLEQRLIAGSRGQEAPLTWSQRLKIAVDSASGLHYLHSAFNTPLIHRDVKATNILLTEKLDAKISDFGMARALTSETRTHTVTTTLTGTEGYMDPEYLRAGELRGKTDVYSFGIVLLVLITNRPACSVVDNKHTNIADWVRASLGHGRSRGQDVARVIDQRIRDHCDLNSVWKVVELALRCAQREEAHARPTMTEVVATLEALQREVVASAAGTSSSSAMAEDLQPADAVDQVQLTGAQ; this is encoded by the exons ATGAAATGCCTCAGACGAAGACtaggggagggagaagagatGAGACAGAATATGTCCCCATTCAGCTTGCCAG GTTTCATAAGCATTGACTGTGGGTATACCACAACGCCGAAGTACACTGATGACAGGACAGGCATAACATATGTATCTGATGATGGTTTCACAGACTCTGGGTTGATCCATTCTGTCAACCGAGAAGAGAACATGCAGCCGGACGTTGCCCTGAGGTACTCTACTGTTCGCTCCTTCCCCAATGGGACACGCAACTGCTACACATTGCAGTCTCTAACGCCGGGTGGCAAGTATTACGTGAGGGCTGCCTTTGGCTATGGGAACTATGATGCACTAGGCATGCCCCCTACATTTGATCTCTATCTCGGGGTCAATTACTGGACGACGGTGAGCATTATTAACTCCAGTACTGCCTACATATTTGAGATAGTTGCTGTGTCCCCTGCCAACTACCTGCAAGTTTGTTTCGTGAACAAAGGGTTAGGAACTCCTTTCATCTCAGGGCTGGACTTGAGATCATTACAAGAAAATCTTTATCCATATTCCACGGCAACACAATCTCTAGTTTTGCTCAGCTTTTTCCGTGATACTGTTGGTTTTGGGCCCAATCGCTACCACTTTGGAACTGATTATCGACACATTAG GTACCCAAATGATACCTATGACCGAATATGGCAGAAGTATGAAGACGTTCCTACCTGGACAATATTGTCCGATACTATCAATGGGATAGTCAACAATTCTCCGAATGACACCTATGGTGCACCATCTGCAGTGATGCGTAGTGTATCCACTCCGGTGAATGCTTCAACGATGGATCTATGGTGGAGTTCAGATTCATCCATGAATGTTGATGCCAATACCAAGTTCTTGGTTGTGCTCTATTTTGCCGAGTTGGAGACGCTGCGAGAGGATGCGTTTCGGGAATTCAGCGTCATTCTGGATAATAATATCACATTAGTTAGTGCGTTCAGGCCAGAGCAGATGTTGACTACTGTTTTTACGGGTATTgtgcaaggtacaggaagtcatgctATCTCCCTTGTGGCAACACCAAACTCCAAGCCGCCTTTGATTAGTGCAATGGAGATATACTTGATGCGACCACTGAATGGATCTGCCACTTACGCTGGAGATG CCATTGCAATGATGACTATCCAGACAAATTATTCTATTAAGAGAAACTGGGAAGGAGATCCATGTTCCCCTGTAGCTTTTGCATGGGATGGCCTGAACTGCACTTACAATACCAGTGGTTCATCGAGAATAATCGCCTT ATATCTGTCATCCAATGGATTGAATGGTGAAATTGTTCCTTCATTTGGCCAGCTAGCATCACTCCAGCACTT GGATCTATCGCACAACAATCTGTCAGGATCAATACCCAATTTTCTGGGTCAACTGACGTCACTTACATTTCT AGATTTGTCAAGCAACAACCTTAGTGGACCAATTCCTACAAGTTTGCTACAAAAATCTCAGGATGGATCGCTGACACTAAG GACTGACAACAATCCGGACCTTTGTACGAACCCTGCTTCCTGTGACCCAATTCCCAACCAAAAGAATAGAATACTTAAGATCATCATTCCTACAATTATTGGAATCATTATTGTCGTTCTACTTGTTGCATTTACCATTAGATACattcacaaaagaaaaaaggaaacag GAGACAATCTggagccacagcccacaggggACGATCAGGGCCTACAATCTATGGGGAGCAATCAGGGCCCACAACCTGCAGGGGACAATCAGCCCTCACAATCGTTACAGAACAACCATGCAGACGTGCCTACTGGTCCACGGATTCAGAGCTTCAGGTATGAACAACTTGTGCTCATGACGGAGAACTTTAGAAACAAAATCAGTGAGGGGGGGTTCGGCTCAGTCTACGCTGGGAAGCTGGAGGACCAAACTCCTGTTGCTGTGAAGATCAGATCACAAGACTCATCGCAGGGCGATAAAGAATTTTTAGCAGAG ATTAAGCACTTAGCCATCGGGCGTCATAGGAATGTGGTGACATTGTTTGGCTATTGCAAGGATGAGAAGCATTTGGGCCTTGTCTACGAGTACATGGCTGGGGGAAACCTAGAACAGCGGCTGATAGCAG GATCCAGAGGCCAGGAAGCCCCCCTCACCTGGTCACAACGCCTCAAGATCGCGGTGGACTCTGCCAGTG GACTTCACTACTTGCACTCTGCCTTCAACACGCCATTGATCCACAGAGATGTGAAGGCTACAAACATCCTTCTAACCGAGAAACTGGATGCCAAGATCTCCGACTTTGGGATGGCAAGGGCTCTCACCAGCGAAACAAGAACACACACAGTCACCACCACACTTACTGGCACCGAAGGGTACATGGATCCTGA GTACTTAAGGGCCGGTGAGCTGAGAGGCAAAACCGACGTGTATAGCTTCGGGATCGTTCTCCTGGTGCTCATTACAAACCGACCAGCTTGCTCAGTCGTCGACAACAAACACACCAACATTGCAGACTGGGTGCGGGCGAGCCTTGGTCATGGAAGGAGCAGGGGCCAAGATGTCGCTAGAGTCATCGACCAGAGGATAAGAGACCATTGCGATCTCAACTCTGTATGGAAGGTGGTGGAGCTAGCGCTGCGCTGCGCCCAGCGGGAGGAAGCACATGCCCGCCCCACGATGACGGAGGTTGTGGCGACGCTGGAGGCACTTCAGCGGGAGGTTGTGGCCTCGGCTGCAGGGACCAGCAGCAGTTCTGCCATGGCCGAGGACCTGCAGCCTGCTGATGCTGTGGATCAAGTTCAGCTCACAGGAGCGCAATGA
- the LOC105913486 gene encoding xylanase inhibitor protein 1, with amino-acid sequence MAFTRRRPSLAVSAAALLFVVLISFLLAGPASAQGKTGQVTVFWGRHRDEGSLREACDSGLYSMVIMSFLDVYGGNGNGNYHLDLSGHPLAGMGAAIKRCQFLGVPVSISIGGFGGAYSLPTNQSALALFDHLWNTYFGGSLNDTRRPFGDAWLDGVDMFLEHGDAADRYSTLALELAKHNIRAGDGKLLHLTATAHCRFPDDRVKEALDTGIFERIHVRFYDDPDCAAGFSAAEWAKWAAAYPFTKIYVGVPASPQAAETGYKDPAALRRAVVPVAQKASNYGGVMIWDRYFDKRSNYSGSIKSWV; translated from the coding sequence ATGGCGTTCACACGCCGGAGGCCGTCGCTAGCCGTATCCGCGGCGGCGCTTCTCTTTGTcgtgctcatcagcttcctcctcgccggcccGGCGTCGGCGCAGGGGAAGACCGGTCAGGTGACGGTGTTCTGGGGCCGGCACAGGGACGAGGGCTCCCTCCGCGAGGCCTGCGACTCCGGCCTCTACAGCATGGTCATCATGTCCTTCCTCGACGTCTACggcggcaacggcaacggcaacTACCACCTCGACCTCTCCGGCCACCCGCTCGCCGGCATGGGCGCCGCCATCAAGCGGTGCCAGTTCCTCGGCGTCcccgtctccatctccatcggcggcttcggcggcgccTACTCGCTCCCGACCAACCAGTCGGCGCTCGCCCTCTTCGACCACCTCTGGAACACCTACTTCGGCGGCAGCCTCAACGACACGCGCCGCCCCTTCGGCGACGCCTGGCTCGACGGCGTCGACATGTTCCTCGAGCACGGCGACGCGGCCGACCGCTACAGCACCCTCGCACTCGAGCTGGCCAAGCACAACATCCGCGCCGGCGACGGGAAGCTCCTGCAcctgacggcgacggcgcactgCCGGTTCCCCGACGACCGCGTGAAGGAGGCGCTCGACACGGGCATCTTCGAGCGCATCCACGTCAGGTTCTACGACGACCCGGACTGCGCCGCCGGGTTCAGCGCCGCCGAGTGGGCGAAGTGGGCGGCGGCGTACCCGTTCACCAAGATCTACGTCGGCGTGCCGGCGTCGCCGCAGGCGGCTGAGACGGGGTACAAGGATCCGGCGGCGCTGCGCAGGGCGGTGGTCCCGGTGGCGCAGAAGGCGAGCAACTACGGCGGCGTGATGATCTGGGACAGGTACTTCGACAAGCGAAGCAACTACAGCGGCAGCATCAAGAGCTGGGTTTGA
- the LOC105915011 gene encoding xylanase inhibitor protein 1-like, translating to MATGMWCPINHPLLRPLLPPHLLPGPSHRRRRADGRLGLEQGRGLSLRERPATRASYATAILSFLRVAGYGKYLTDLSGHGVSTVGADVKHCQSAKNVTPCSSPSLAATTPLPPPGTSPIDHLWSAFLGGGSRRGGVRRRPFGDAVLDGVDFYLDGEAEQERFSDLVRH from the exons ATGGCGACCGGAATGTGGTGCCCGATCAATCATCCACTT CTgcgtcctcttcttcctcctcatctcctcccCGGGCCcagtcaccgccgccggcgagctgacGGTCGTCTGGGGCTGGAACAGGGCCGAGGGCTCTCCCTCAGGGAGAGGCCTGCGACACGGGCCTCATACGCCACCgccatcctctccttcctccgcgTCGCCGGCTACGGCAAGTACCTGACCGACCTCTCCGGCCACGGCGTCTCCACCGTCGGCGCCGACGTCAAGCACTGCCAGAGCGCCAAGAACGTCACGCCGTGCTCCTCTCCGTCGCTGGCAGCTACAACTCCCCTACCGCCGCCAGGGACGTCGCCGATCGACCACCTCTGGAGCGCcttcctcggcggcggctcccgccggggcggcgtccgccgccgcccgttcgGCGACGCCGTGCTCGACGGCGTCGACTTCTACCTCGACGGCGAAGCGGAGCAGGAGCGCTTCAGCGACCTCGTGAGGCACTGA